The following proteins come from a genomic window of Streptomyces sp. NBC_00539:
- a CDS encoding GNAT family N-acetyltransferase, with product MIIDDGMLFRQAGEKDAGTLVKLYDQAARWMRKNGIDQWKPGEKDVAHFRARMRDGEVWLAEDADGRVVGAYELWWSDEEAWGVQPPVAGYVHRLMVEREAAPPGAGRRILEHAEWRIARTGRERSRLDCVSTNPRLLGYYRDAGYRVVGEFPSKQAADGRVYGVILMERRLDVA from the coding sequence GTGATCATTGACGACGGGATGTTGTTCCGGCAGGCCGGGGAGAAGGACGCCGGCACGCTGGTGAAGCTGTACGACCAGGCCGCCCGGTGGATGCGCAAGAACGGGATCGACCAGTGGAAGCCCGGCGAGAAGGACGTGGCGCACTTCCGCGCGCGGATGCGCGACGGTGAGGTGTGGCTGGCCGAGGACGCCGACGGCCGGGTGGTCGGCGCGTACGAGCTGTGGTGGTCCGACGAGGAGGCGTGGGGCGTGCAGCCGCCCGTGGCCGGCTACGTCCACCGGCTGATGGTGGAGCGCGAGGCCGCGCCCCCGGGCGCCGGCCGCCGCATACTCGAACACGCCGAGTGGCGGATCGCCCGGACCGGGCGGGAGCGCTCCCGGCTGGACTGCGTCTCAACCAACCCGCGGCTGCTCGGCTACTACCGGGACGCGGGCTACCGGGTCGTCGGCGAGTTCCCGTCCAAACAGGCCGCGGACGGCCGGGTGTACGGGGTGATCCTGATGGAGCGGCGCCTGGACGTGGCCTGA
- a CDS encoding TetR/AcrR family transcriptional regulator, with amino-acid sequence MTTGVRRRMGVEERRQQLIGVALELFSHRSPDDVSIDEIAAAAGISRPLVYHYFPGKLSLYEAALRRAADELALRFVEPQEGPLGGRLLRVMGRFFAFVEDHGPGFSALMRGGPAVGSSRANAMIDEVRQAAYEEILKHLGVSPESPPARLELVVRSWVSLAESTALIWLDGRRIPRSELELQLVHDFAALAAVSAAYDEEMAQILVRILSSEPADGPFGVLVGRLAALVPGTR; translated from the coding sequence ATGACAACCGGGGTGCGACGCAGGATGGGTGTCGAGGAGCGGCGGCAGCAGCTGATCGGGGTGGCCCTGGAGCTGTTCAGCCACCGGTCTCCCGACGATGTGTCGATCGACGAGATCGCGGCGGCCGCGGGCATATCGCGGCCGCTCGTCTACCACTACTTTCCCGGCAAGCTGAGCCTGTACGAGGCGGCGCTGCGCCGGGCGGCCGACGAGCTGGCGCTGCGGTTCGTGGAGCCGCAGGAGGGGCCGCTCGGTGGGCGGCTGCTGCGCGTGATGGGGCGGTTCTTCGCGTTCGTCGAGGACCACGGGCCCGGGTTCTCGGCGCTGATGCGGGGCGGTCCGGCGGTCGGCAGCAGCCGCGCCAACGCGATGATCGACGAGGTCCGCCAGGCCGCGTACGAGGAGATCCTCAAGCACCTGGGCGTCTCGCCCGAGTCCCCGCCGGCGCGGCTGGAGCTCGTCGTGCGGTCGTGGGTGTCCCTGGCCGAGTCCACGGCGCTGATCTGGCTGGACGGGCGGCGCATCCCGCGCTCCGAGCTGGAACTGCAACTGGTGCACGACTTCGCCGCGTTGGCCGCCGTGAGCGCCGCCTACGACGAGGAGATGGCCCAGATCCTGGTGCGCATCCTCTCCTCGGAACCGGCCGACGGACCGTTCGGGGTGCTCGTGGGGCGGCTGGCGGCGCTGGTACCGGGCACCCGGTGA
- a CDS encoding PDR/VanB family oxidoreductase: MRRALTLTAAAGAALLTRRALRRRIRSSPLWPLPALEDPVSGHSPRRLLRATVTARSEPAEGVVQLTLESPELPAWTPGAHVDVVLPSGLVRQYSLCGDPADAGRYTIAIRLVEDGRGGSGEAHDRLVEGAVLRVRAPRNRFPLVAAPAYVFVAGGIGITPILPMLRAATAAGADWTLLYGGRSRASMPFLAELAAYGDRVTLVPQDEAGLPDLGPLAAVTGVPVYCCGPEPLMDAVLAAVADPSAVHLERFAPAATTDGAKAFTIALHRSGLTVEVAADESALAAVRRALPATPYSCGQGFCGTCRHRVLEGEVEHRDELLTDAEREDSMLLCVSRAVSQRLVLDL, translated from the coding sequence ATGAGGCGCGCCCTGACGCTCACGGCCGCCGCGGGCGCGGCGCTCCTCACCCGGCGCGCACTTCGCCGCCGGATCCGGAGCTCCCCCCTGTGGCCGCTGCCGGCCCTGGAGGACCCGGTGTCGGGCCACTCCCCGCGCAGGCTGCTGCGGGCCACGGTCACCGCGCGGAGCGAGCCCGCCGAGGGCGTCGTCCAACTGACCCTGGAGTCACCCGAGCTGCCCGCCTGGACCCCGGGGGCGCACGTGGACGTCGTACTGCCCTCGGGGCTGGTGCGCCAGTACAGCCTGTGCGGCGACCCCGCGGACGCCGGCCGCTACACGATCGCGATCCGGCTCGTCGAGGACGGCCGCGGCGGCTCCGGTGAGGCGCACGACCGGCTGGTGGAAGGCGCCGTGCTGCGGGTGCGGGCGCCCCGCAACAGGTTCCCGCTCGTGGCCGCCCCGGCGTACGTGTTCGTGGCGGGCGGGATCGGCATCACGCCGATCCTGCCGATGCTGCGGGCGGCCACCGCGGCGGGGGCCGACTGGACGCTGCTCTACGGCGGCCGTTCCCGCGCCTCGATGCCGTTCCTCGCGGAACTCGCCGCGTACGGGGACCGGGTCACGCTCGTCCCGCAGGACGAGGCGGGCCTGCCGGACCTGGGCCCGCTCGCCGCGGTCACCGGCGTCCCGGTCTACTGCTGCGGCCCGGAGCCGCTGATGGACGCGGTGCTGGCCGCCGTCGCGGACCCCTCGGCGGTGCACCTGGAACGCTTCGCCCCCGCGGCCACCACGGACGGGGCGAAGGCCTTCACGATCGCACTGCACCGCTCCGGCCTCACGGTCGAGGTCGCCGCGGACGAGAGCGCCCTGGCCGCCGTACGCCGCGCCCTTCCCGCCACCCCGTACTCCTGCGGGCAGGGCTTCTGCGGGACCTGCCGACACCGGGTGCTGGAGGGGGAGGTGGAGCACCGCGACGAGCTCCTCACCGACGCCGAACGCGAGGACTCGATGCTCCTGTGCGTCTCCCGCGCCGTATCGCAGCGCCTGGTCCTGGACTTGTAG
- a CDS encoding metal-dependent hydrolase, whose product MSNTPHAPAPVASENIGLYDHMGLQPRNVSFSWEDTPLHWLPGDPFAGHTINVLHLLLPAGERWFVHVYKQVLPYITDERLRADVIGFIGQEAMHAAAHDDVLPHLKRLGLDPTPYTAQVDWFFEKLLGDRTLPPGRARKWWLMERVAIIAAVEHYTAFLGNWVLNADELDRRGADPMMLDLLRWHGAEEVEHRSVAFDLFMHVDGGYRRRVRTWATAFAALTFLWQRGARFFMDNDPELPAAKASLGQLFRAGRQGVLPSTGSMLKSIPTYLSRTYHPSQEGSTAQAVAYLAGSPGANGGTRATGTTGANQGVPA is encoded by the coding sequence ATGTCTAATACGCCGCACGCTCCCGCCCCCGTGGCGTCGGAAAACATAGGCTTGTACGACCACATGGGCCTCCAGCCGCGGAACGTGTCCTTCTCCTGGGAGGACACCCCGCTGCACTGGCTGCCCGGCGACCCCTTCGCCGGGCACACCATCAACGTCCTGCACCTGCTGCTGCCCGCCGGGGAGCGCTGGTTCGTCCACGTCTACAAGCAGGTGCTCCCGTACATCACGGACGAGCGGCTGCGGGCGGACGTCATCGGCTTCATCGGCCAGGAGGCCATGCACGCCGCCGCGCACGACGACGTGCTGCCGCACCTGAAACGGCTCGGCCTGGACCCGACCCCGTACACGGCGCAGGTCGACTGGTTCTTCGAGAAACTGCTCGGGGACCGGACCCTCCCGCCGGGCAGGGCCCGCAAGTGGTGGCTGATGGAGCGGGTCGCGATCATCGCGGCGGTCGAGCACTACACGGCCTTCCTCGGCAACTGGGTCCTGAACGCCGACGAACTCGACCGCCGGGGCGCCGATCCGATGATGCTGGACCTGCTGCGCTGGCACGGGGCGGAGGAGGTGGAGCACCGCTCGGTGGCCTTCGACCTGTTCATGCACGTCGACGGCGGCTACCGGCGCCGGGTGCGGACCTGGGCGACGGCCTTCGCGGCCCTGACGTTCCTCTGGCAGCGCGGCGCCCGCTTCTTCATGGACAACGATCCCGAACTCCCGGCCGCCAAGGCCTCGCTGGGCCAGCTGTTCCGGGCCGGTCGGCAGGGCGTGCTCCCTTCGACCGGCTCGATGCTCAAGTCCATCCCGACCTACCTCTCGCGCACCTACCACCCCTCGCAGGAGGGTTCGACGGCCCAGGCCGTGGCCTACCTCGCCGGGTCGCCCGGCGCGAACGGCGGGACCCGCGCAACCGGCACGACCGGCGCGAACCAGGGGGTACCGGCATGA
- the pulA gene encoding pullulanase-type alpha-1,6-glucosidase: MIRPVVAGVLAAALAVTFLPALPAAAAAKAPPPPPSDAKLAAEPARHDLTREQFYFVLPDRFANGDPRNDRGGLTGSRLQTGLDPTDKGFYQGGDLKGLTDRLDYIKGLGTTAIWMAPIFKNQPVQGTGNDASAGYHGYWITDFTQVDPHFGTNADLGRLIDKAHKKGMKVFFDVITNHTADVVDYREGSHDYLSKGAFPYLTKDGVPFDDRDYADGKQKFPATGPGTFARTPFVPEAKKNLKSPAWLNDPSMYHNRGDSTFAGESAEQGDFSGLDDLWTERPEVVTGMEKIYEKWVADFGVDGFRIDTVKHVDTEFWTQWATALDAYAARHGRKNFFMFGEVYSADTAVTSPYVTRGRLDATLDFPLQDAIRAYASQGAAAGRLASVFGDDYRYTTDKANAYEQVTFLGNHDMGRFGSFLKQDRPAAAEQELLARYRLANELMFLSRGNPVVYSGDEQGFTGSGGDKDARQPLFATRIADYLDDDQLGTARTHASDAYDPQHPLYRQISALSKLTKDHPALRDGIQSERLADGSVYAFARTDPRSRTEYLVAANNGDQPRTVTLDAPAGAGYRTLYGGADAPRADAAGKLTVTVPALGSVVLQGVTPLPAPTSRPAVTLKAPAAATGTVELTADVTGGALDRVVFAAQSGTGPWQVLGSADHAPYKVTQHVTAAPGTPLRYKAVVIDASGRTASATAASTAGQAPPVDVPTATQRDYAVVHYHRPDGDYTNWRLYAWGDLADGEATPWPAGHDFTGRDAYGAFAHVRLRPGASSLGYLVIDKDGTKDVTADRTLDVTRTGEIWLEQGQEAVRTERPAYPPQDTTKAVLHYQRPDGAYDGWGLHVWTGAATPTDWGKPLPPVRTDSFGAVYEVPLAAGATSLSYILHKGDEKDLPTDQSLDLRSTGHEVWMLGGREKYLLPQPAGSAAALDLTKAGAVWIDRDTVAWNAPAAAASVQLLASREGAVTAADGILHEAGAQWLRLNRSELSAAQKQKFPHLASYAAYTIDPRDRDRVRGALRGQLVASARAANGAVLAATGVQLAGVLDDLYATTTPLGPVFKDGRPTLSVWAPTAQQVSLELDGRTVAMHRDDTTGVWSVRGERSWTGKRYRYAVTVWAPTVRQVVRNLVTDPYSTALTTDSAYSLAVDLADPELSPPGWRELRKPAPVPSTSAQIQELHIRDFSIADRTSAHPGQYLAFTDTASAGMRHLRELAAAGTSYVHLLPAFDIATIPEKPSDRTEPACDLKVYAPDSEQQQACVAAAAAKDAYNWGYDPLHYTVPEGSYASDPDGTARTVEFRRMVQSLNGAGLRTVMDVVYNHTAASGQSDGSVLDRIVPGYYQRLLADGSVATSSCCSNTAPENAMMGRLVVDSVVTWAKQYKVDGFRFDLMGHHPKANILAVRAALDALTVEKDGVDGKKIILYGEGWNFGEVADDARFVQATQKNMAGTGIATFSDRARDAVRGGGPFDEDPRVQGFASGLFTDPNAAPANGSPEQQRARLLHDQDLIKVGLTGNLASYAFTDTTGRRTTGSELDYNGAPAGYAAAPGDALAYADAHDNETLADALTYKLPAGTPAADRARMQVLALAVTTLSQGPSLSQAGTDLLRSKSLDRNSFDSGDWFNAIHWDCHDGNGFGRGLPPAADNQAKWPYAKPLLTTAAPGCAEIDGASAAYRDLLRIRTTEPAFALTTAQAVQSGVAFPLSGTAETPGVITMSAGDLVVVFNATPTAQTQRVAALAGTAYALHPVQAAGADSTVKQATYDAATGEFKAPARTVAVFTRGRH; the protein is encoded by the coding sequence GTGATACGCCCCGTCGTCGCAGGAGTGCTCGCGGCCGCCCTGGCCGTGACGTTCCTGCCCGCCCTCCCGGCGGCGGCCGCCGCAAAGGCGCCACCGCCCCCGCCCTCGGACGCGAAACTCGCGGCCGAGCCCGCCCGCCACGACCTGACCCGGGAGCAGTTCTACTTCGTGCTGCCCGACCGGTTCGCGAACGGCGACCCGCGCAACGACCGGGGCGGGCTGACCGGCTCCCGGCTGCAGACCGGCCTGGACCCGACGGACAAGGGCTTCTACCAGGGCGGTGACCTCAAGGGGCTGACGGACCGGCTGGACTACATCAAGGGGCTCGGCACCACCGCCATATGGATGGCGCCGATCTTCAAGAACCAGCCGGTCCAGGGCACGGGCAACGACGCGTCCGCCGGGTACCACGGCTACTGGATCACCGACTTCACGCAGGTCGACCCGCACTTCGGCACCAACGCCGACCTCGGGCGCCTGATCGACAAGGCGCACAAGAAGGGGATGAAGGTCTTCTTCGACGTCATCACCAACCACACCGCCGACGTCGTGGACTACCGGGAGGGCTCCCACGACTACCTCTCGAAGGGCGCCTTCCCCTACCTCACCAAGGACGGGGTGCCCTTCGACGACCGGGACTACGCTGACGGGAAGCAGAAGTTCCCCGCGACCGGCCCCGGCACCTTCGCGCGCACCCCCTTCGTCCCCGAGGCGAAGAAGAACCTCAAGTCGCCGGCCTGGCTCAACGATCCGTCGATGTACCACAACCGGGGCGACTCGACCTTCGCGGGCGAGTCCGCCGAGCAGGGCGACTTCTCCGGCCTGGACGACCTGTGGACCGAGCGTCCCGAGGTCGTCACCGGCATGGAGAAGATCTACGAGAAGTGGGTCGCGGACTTCGGTGTGGACGGCTTCCGCATCGACACCGTCAAGCACGTCGACACCGAGTTCTGGACCCAGTGGGCGACCGCGCTCGACGCGTACGCCGCCCGGCACGGCCGGAAGAACTTCTTCATGTTCGGCGAGGTGTACTCCGCCGACACCGCCGTCACCTCCCCGTACGTGACCCGCGGCCGCCTCGACGCCACCCTCGACTTCCCGCTCCAGGACGCCATCCGCGCGTACGCCTCCCAGGGCGCGGCGGCCGGGCGGCTCGCCTCCGTATTCGGTGACGACTACCGGTACACCACCGACAAGGCCAACGCCTACGAGCAGGTGACCTTCCTCGGCAACCACGACATGGGCCGTTTCGGGTCCTTCCTCAAGCAGGACCGGCCCGCGGCGGCGGAGCAGGAACTGCTCGCGCGCTACCGCCTCGCCAACGAACTGATGTTCCTCTCCCGCGGCAACCCGGTGGTCTACTCCGGCGACGAGCAGGGCTTCACCGGTTCCGGCGGCGACAAGGACGCCCGCCAGCCGCTGTTCGCGACCCGGATCGCCGACTACCTGGACGACGACCAGCTCGGCACCGCCCGCACCCACGCGAGTGACGCCTACGATCCCCAGCACCCGCTCTACCGGCAGATCAGCGCCCTCTCGAAGCTGACCAAGGACCACCCCGCCCTGCGCGACGGCATCCAGAGCGAGCGGCTCGCCGACGGCTCCGTGTACGCCTTCGCCCGCACGGACCCCCGCAGCCGCACCGAGTACCTGGTGGCCGCCAACAACGGCGACCAGCCCCGTACCGTCACGCTCGACGCCCCGGCCGGCGCCGGGTACCGCACCCTGTACGGCGGCGCCGACGCCCCGCGCGCCGATGCCGCCGGCAAGCTCACCGTCACCGTCCCCGCCCTCGGCTCCGTCGTCCTGCAAGGCGTCACGCCGCTGCCGGCCCCCACCAGCCGGCCCGCCGTCACCCTCAAGGCCCCGGCGGCGGCCACCGGCACCGTCGAGCTCACCGCCGACGTCACCGGCGGCGCCCTCGACCGCGTCGTCTTCGCCGCGCAGAGCGGCACCGGGCCCTGGCAGGTCCTCGGCTCCGCCGACCACGCCCCGTACAAGGTCACCCAGCACGTCACCGCGGCCCCCGGCACCCCGCTGCGCTACAAGGCCGTCGTCATCGACGCCTCCGGCCGCACCGCGAGCGCGACGGCCGCCTCCACCGCCGGACAGGCCCCGCCCGTGGACGTCCCCACCGCCACCCAGCGTGACTACGCCGTCGTGCACTACCACCGCCCCGACGGCGATTACACGAACTGGCGGCTGTACGCCTGGGGCGACCTCGCGGACGGGGAAGCGACGCCCTGGCCCGCCGGACACGACTTCACCGGACGCGACGCGTACGGCGCCTTCGCCCACGTCCGGCTGAGGCCCGGCGCCTCCTCCCTCGGCTACCTCGTCATCGACAAGGACGGCACCAAGGACGTCACCGCCGACCGCACCCTCGACGTGACCAGGACCGGCGAGATCTGGCTGGAGCAGGGCCAGGAGGCCGTCCGCACCGAACGCCCCGCCTACCCGCCGCAGGACACGACCAAAGCCGTCCTGCACTACCAGCGCCCCGACGGCGCCTACGACGGCTGGGGTCTGCACGTCTGGACCGGCGCCGCCACCCCCACCGACTGGGGCAAGCCGCTCCCGCCCGTCCGCACCGACTCCTTCGGGGCCGTCTACGAGGTCCCCCTCGCCGCCGGCGCCACCAGCCTGAGCTACATCCTCCACAAGGGCGACGAGAAGGACCTCCCCACCGACCAGTCCCTGGACCTGAGGTCCACCGGGCACGAGGTGTGGATGCTGGGCGGCCGCGAGAAGTACCTCCTGCCGCAGCCCGCCGGATCGGCCGCCGCCCTGGACCTCACCAAGGCCGGGGCCGTCTGGATCGACCGCGACACCGTCGCCTGGAACGCGCCCGCGGCAGCCGCCTCCGTACAGCTCCTCGCCTCCCGCGAAGGCGCCGTCACCGCGGCCGACGGCATCCTCCACGAGGCCGGCGCGCAGTGGCTGCGACTGAACCGCTCCGAGCTCAGTGCCGCCCAGAAGCAGAAGTTCCCGCACCTCGCCTCCTACGCCGCCTACACGATCGACCCCCGCGACCGCGACCGCGTCCGGGGCGCCCTGCGCGGCCAGCTCGTCGCGAGCGCCCGCGCGGCGAACGGAGCCGTCCTGGCCGCGACCGGAGTGCAGCTCGCCGGGGTCCTGGACGACCTGTACGCCACCACCACCCCCCTCGGCCCCGTCTTCAAGGACGGCCGCCCCACCCTGTCGGTGTGGGCGCCCACCGCCCAGCAGGTCTCCCTCGAACTCGACGGCCGGACCGTCGCGATGCACCGCGACGACACCACCGGGGTCTGGTCGGTGCGCGGCGAGCGGAGCTGGACCGGCAAGCGCTACCGGTACGCCGTCACCGTCTGGGCCCCGACCGTCCGCCAGGTGGTCCGCAACCTCGTCACCGACCCGTACTCCACCGCGCTGACCACGGACTCCGCTTACAGCCTGGCCGTCGACCTCGCCGACCCCGAGCTGTCGCCGCCCGGCTGGCGCGAGCTGCGCAAGCCCGCGCCCGTACCCTCCACCTCCGCGCAGATCCAGGAACTCCACATCCGGGACTTCTCGATCGCGGACCGCACCTCGGCCCACCCCGGCCAGTACCTGGCCTTCACCGACACCGCCTCGGCCGGCATGCGGCACCTGCGCGAGCTGGCCGCCGCGGGCACCTCTTACGTGCACCTCCTGCCGGCCTTCGACATCGCCACCATCCCCGAGAAGCCCTCCGACCGCACCGAACCGGCCTGCGACCTCAAGGTGTACGCCCCCGACTCGGAGCAGCAGCAGGCCTGCGTCGCGGCCGCGGCCGCCAAGGACGCCTACAACTGGGGCTACGACCCGCTGCACTACACCGTGCCCGAGGGCTCGTACGCCAGCGACCCCGACGGCACCGCCCGCACCGTGGAGTTCCGCCGCATGGTGCAGTCGCTGAACGGGGCCGGGCTGCGCACCGTCATGGACGTGGTCTACAACCACACGGCGGCGTCGGGCCAGTCCGACGGGTCGGTCCTGGACCGCATCGTCCCCGGCTACTACCAGCGGCTGCTCGCCGACGGCAGCGTCGCCACCTCCAGCTGCTGCTCCAACACGGCGCCCGAGAACGCCATGATGGGCCGTCTCGTGGTGGACTCCGTCGTCACCTGGGCCAAGCAGTACAAGGTCGACGGCTTCCGCTTCGACCTGATGGGCCACCATCCGAAGGCCAACATCCTCGCCGTGCGCGCCGCCCTCGACGCCCTGACCGTCGAGAAGGACGGCGTCGACGGCAAGAAGATCATCCTTTACGGGGAGGGGTGGAACTTCGGCGAAGTCGCCGACGACGCCCGGTTCGTGCAGGCGACGCAGAAGAACATGGCCGGCACCGGGATCGCCACCTTCTCCGACCGGGCCCGCGACGCGGTCCGCGGCGGCGGCCCCTTCGACGAGGACCCGCGCGTCCAGGGCTTCGCCTCGGGCCTGTTCACCGACCCCAACGCCGCCCCCGCGAACGGGAGCCCCGAGCAGCAGCGCGCACGGCTCCTTCACGACCAGGACCTGATCAAGGTCGGGCTGACCGGTAACCTCGCCTCCTACGCCTTCACCGACACCACCGGCCGCCGGACCACGGGCTCCGAGCTCGACTACAACGGCGCCCCGGCCGGGTACGCGGCCGCCCCCGGCGACGCCCTGGCGTACGCCGACGCCCACGACAACGAAACACTGGCCGACGCGCTGACCTACAAACTGCCCGCCGGGACCCCGGCCGCCGACCGGGCCCGCATGCAGGTCCTGGCCCTGGCCGTCACCACCCTCTCGCAGGGGCCGTCCCTGTCCCAGGCCGGCACCGACCTGCTCCGCTCGAAGTCCCTGGACCGCAACTCCTTCGACAGTGGCGACTGGTTCAACGCCATCCACTGGGACTGCCACGACGGCAACGGCTTCGGCCGGGGCCTGCCGCCCGCCGCCGACAACCAGGCCAAGTGGCCCTATGCGAAACCGCTGCTGACCACCGCGGCCCCCGGCTGCGCCGAGATCGACGGCGCCTCGGCCGCCTACCGCGACCTGCTGCGCATCCGTACGACGGAACCCGCCTTCGCCCTCACCACGGCCCAAGCGGTCCAGTCGGGCGTGGCGTTCCCGCTGTCGGGGACGGCGGAGACACCCGGGGTGATCACGATGAGCGCCGGGGACCTGGTGGTCGTCTTCAACGCCACCCCCACCGCGCAGACCCAGCGCGTGGCAGCGCTCGCGGGCACCGCGTACGCCCTGCACCCGGTGCAGGCGGCCGGCGCCGACAGCACGGTCAAGCAGGCGACGTACGACGCCGCCACGGGCGAGTTCAAGGCCCCGGCCCGCACGGTCGCGGTCTTCACCCGGGGCCGCCACTGA